A portion of the Cyanobium sp. PCC 7001 genome contains these proteins:
- the murA gene encoding UDP-N-acetylglucosamine 1-carboxyvinyltransferase, with amino-acid sequence MSLLAVPAADAATDAPDPQLLIAGGRRLEGEVKVSGAKNSALVLMAACLLTREPMRLRNVPPLTDITGMGEMLESLGGRVHRHNDTLELDGSDIHSATAPYELVNSLRASFFCIGPLLARMGMAKVPLPGGCQIGTRPVIEHVKGLKALGAQVTIEHGVVTAVVPGQGHRLRGSRIHLDCPSVGATETLMMAAALADGETVIDNAAQEPEVVDLAGLLLAMGARIRGAGTPTITIVGVERLHGADYAVIPDRIEAGTLLLAAAITRSCLRVTPVIPEHLGAVLTKLEEAGCRIEHDGLGLTLTASEIHAVDLRTQPFPGFPTDLQAPFMSLLATARGTSVITENIFENRLQHVAELQRMGAAIRMQSNTAFVEGVPRLSGAPVQGTDLRASAAMVLAGLAAEGITTVRGLDYLDRGYAGLETKLAAVGASIQRVGSATASTSATVKPDTPVAA; translated from the coding sequence ATGAGTCTTCTTGCTGTTCCGGCCGCCGATGCTGCCACCGATGCCCCCGACCCCCAGTTGCTGATCGCCGGCGGCCGGCGCCTGGAGGGAGAAGTGAAGGTGAGTGGCGCCAAGAATTCCGCCCTGGTGCTGATGGCGGCCTGCCTGCTCACCCGCGAGCCGATGCGCCTGCGGAATGTGCCGCCGCTCACCGACATCACCGGCATGGGCGAGATGCTCGAGAGCCTGGGTGGCCGGGTGCATCGCCACAACGACACCCTGGAGCTGGATGGCTCCGACATCCACAGCGCCACCGCTCCCTATGAGCTGGTGAACAGCCTGCGGGCCAGTTTCTTCTGCATCGGCCCCCTCCTCGCCCGCATGGGCATGGCCAAGGTTCCCCTCCCCGGTGGCTGCCAGATCGGCACCCGGCCGGTGATCGAGCACGTGAAGGGGCTCAAGGCTCTCGGTGCCCAGGTGACGATCGAGCACGGCGTGGTGACAGCCGTGGTGCCGGGTCAGGGGCATCGCCTGCGGGGCAGCCGCATCCACCTGGACTGCCCCAGCGTCGGCGCCACCGAAACGCTGATGATGGCGGCGGCTCTGGCCGACGGCGAGACCGTGATCGACAACGCCGCCCAGGAGCCTGAGGTGGTGGACCTGGCCGGCCTCCTGCTGGCGATGGGGGCCCGAATCCGGGGAGCCGGCACCCCCACCATCACGATCGTGGGGGTGGAGCGCCTCCACGGCGCCGACTACGCCGTGATCCCCGATCGCATCGAGGCCGGCACGCTGCTGCTGGCCGCAGCCATCACCCGCTCGTGCCTGCGGGTGACGCCCGTGATCCCCGAGCACCTCGGCGCCGTGCTCACCAAGCTCGAGGAAGCCGGTTGCCGCATCGAGCACGACGGCCTCGGCCTCACCCTCACGGCAAGCGAGATCCACGCGGTGGACCTGCGCACCCAGCCCTTCCCCGGTTTCCCCACCGATCTCCAGGCTCCGTTCATGAGCCTGCTGGCCACGGCCCGCGGCACCAGCGTGATCACCGAGAACATCTTCGAGAACCGTCTGCAGCACGTGGCCGAGCTGCAGCGCATGGGTGCCGCGATCCGGATGCAGAGCAACACGGCCTTCGTGGAGGGGGTGCCCCGGCTCAGTGGCGCTCCCGTGCAAGGCACGGATCTGCGCGCCTCGGCCGCCATGGTGCTCGCCGGTCTGGCCGCCGAAGGCATCACCACCGTGCGGGGCCTCGACTACCTCGACCGGGGCTACGCCGGTCTGGAAACCAAGCTCGCCGCCGTGGGCGCCTCGATCCAGCGGGTCGGCAGCGCCACGGCCAGCACCTCTGCCACCGTCAAGCCCGACACCCCCGTCGCCGCCTAA
- a CDS encoding FAD-binding oxidoreductase → MPMPTRADDSAADLPPAGLIQELAAELARTDPELELIGAAQPAELERLSRDYHDYSPVLVPLFRGCRAQLAARATTVDQVRRVAAVCALQGVPLTVRGTGTGNYGQCVPLAGGVVLDLSGLNRLRQLDPRTGVVEVEAGLVMAALDQQLAPHGRALRLQPSTFRSASIGGFIAGGSGGIGSLRWGFLRDPGNLLGLEVVTVEPEPRLLRLDAAASAPLNHAYGTNGILTALRLPTTEAVAWQQLVVGFEAWDLALAAATALPATALLLNALSLLEAPIAVRSPWPAGCPVAAPGEHRLLLLAAPDSLEVLPDWLEARGGTLRWQAPQGESRGLPLRELTWNHTTLHWRAQRQGWTYLQMLLPQPEGPCLAALRQRWGDDLLWHLEGVRQQGAPRLAALPLLRWRGEEALAELMRHCRQLGALIFNPHTITVEDGGLGVIDADQVAAKAAYDPAGLLNPGKLRGWLERRSS, encoded by the coding sequence ATGCCGATGCCCACCCGTGCCGATGACAGCGCGGCGGACCTGCCCCCCGCCGGACTGATCCAGGAGCTGGCGGCCGAGCTGGCGCGCACCGATCCGGAGCTGGAGCTGATCGGTGCGGCGCAACCGGCCGAGCTGGAGCGTCTTTCCCGCGACTACCACGACTATTCCCCCGTGCTGGTGCCCCTGTTCCGGGGCTGCCGGGCCCAGCTGGCGGCGCGGGCCACCACGGTGGATCAGGTGCGGCGCGTGGCGGCGGTCTGCGCCCTTCAGGGCGTGCCCCTCACCGTGCGGGGCACGGGTACCGGCAACTACGGCCAGTGCGTGCCCCTGGCCGGTGGGGTGGTGCTGGATCTCTCGGGTCTGAACCGGCTGCGCCAGCTGGACCCCCGCACCGGAGTGGTGGAGGTGGAGGCGGGCCTGGTGATGGCGGCCCTTGACCAGCAGCTGGCTCCCCACGGCCGGGCCCTGCGCCTCCAGCCCAGCACCTTCCGCAGCGCCAGCATCGGCGGCTTCATCGCCGGGGGCTCCGGTGGCATCGGCTCGCTGCGCTGGGGCTTCCTGCGCGACCCCGGCAACCTGCTCGGCCTGGAGGTGGTGACCGTGGAACCCGAGCCCCGGCTGCTGCGGCTCGACGCGGCCGCCAGCGCTCCGCTCAACCATGCCTACGGCACCAACGGCATCCTCACGGCCCTGCGGCTGCCCACCACCGAAGCGGTGGCCTGGCAGCAGCTGGTGGTGGGATTCGAGGCCTGGGACCTGGCCCTCGCCGCCGCCACCGCCCTGCCCGCCACGGCCCTGCTGCTCAACGCCCTCAGCCTGCTGGAGGCTCCGATCGCCGTCCGCTCCCCCTGGCCGGCGGGCTGTCCGGTAGCGGCACCAGGCGAACACCGTCTGCTGCTGCTGGCTGCCCCCGACAGCCTGGAGGTGCTGCCGGACTGGCTGGAGGCCCGTGGCGGCACGCTGCGCTGGCAGGCACCCCAGGGGGAGAGCCGCGGACTGCCGCTGCGGGAGCTCACCTGGAACCACACCACCCTGCACTGGCGCGCCCAGCGGCAGGGCTGGACCTACCTGCAGATGCTCCTGCCCCAGCCGGAAGGTCCCTGTCTGGCCGCGTTGAGGCAGCGCTGGGGGGACGACCTCCTCTGGCACCTGGAGGGGGTGCGGCAGCAGGGAGCCCCGCGGCTGGCGGCGCTGCCGCTGCTGCGCTGGCGGGGCGAGGAGGCCCTGGCTGAGCTGATGCGCCACTGCCGGCAGCTGGGCGCGCTGATCTTCAATCCCCACACGATCACGGTGGAGGACGGGGGCCTCGGCGTGATCGATGCCGATCAGGTGGCCGCCAAGGCGGCCTACGACCCCGCCGGCCTGCTCAACCCGGGCAAGCTGCGCGGCTGGCTGGAGCGGCGCTCCAGCTGA
- a CDS encoding aspartate aminotransferase family protein, giving the protein MDTYARFPISLSRGRGVWVWDEDGKRYLDCVAGIAVCTLGHSDPSLRRALGRQLGRLQHVSNLYRIPEQEQLASAIVEQSCFDRVFFCNSGAEANEAAIKLARKHGQVVRGIRGTTERPPLILTAEASFHGRTLAAVTATGQPKYHQGFAPMVQGFRYFPYNDIAAFEALLAAAEADGPQVAAVLLEPLQGEGGVHPGDRTFFQRVRQLCDAKQILLIFDEVQIGVGRSGRLWGYEQLGVEPDAITLAKGLGGGIPIGALAVKQAVDHFRPGDHASTFGGNPFACRAGLTVLAEIRRRRLLDHVQRMGELLRQELGALVARHPAQLAGVRGWGLLQGLVLKDGGPTAPELVKGALAQGLLVVPAGPGVVRFVPPLTIQARQLRQAVLLLERALVHLG; this is encoded by the coding sequence ATGGACACCTATGCCCGGTTCCCGATCAGCCTCAGCCGCGGGCGGGGCGTGTGGGTGTGGGACGAAGACGGCAAACGCTACCTGGACTGCGTGGCCGGCATCGCCGTCTGCACCCTGGGCCACAGCGATCCGAGCCTGCGGCGCGCCCTCGGCCGCCAGCTGGGCCGCCTGCAGCACGTGTCCAACCTCTACCGGATTCCGGAACAGGAGCAGCTCGCCAGCGCCATCGTCGAGCAGAGCTGCTTTGACCGGGTGTTCTTCTGCAACTCCGGTGCCGAGGCCAACGAGGCCGCCATCAAGCTGGCGCGCAAGCATGGCCAGGTGGTGCGGGGCATCCGCGGCACCACGGAGCGGCCTCCCCTGATCCTCACCGCCGAGGCCAGCTTCCACGGCCGCACCCTGGCGGCGGTGACGGCCACGGGCCAGCCCAAGTACCACCAGGGCTTCGCCCCGATGGTGCAGGGCTTCCGCTACTTCCCCTACAACGACATCGCCGCCTTCGAAGCCCTGCTGGCTGCGGCCGAAGCCGATGGCCCCCAGGTGGCGGCCGTGCTGCTCGAGCCCCTGCAGGGCGAGGGGGGGGTGCATCCGGGCGATCGCACCTTCTTCCAGCGGGTGCGCCAGCTCTGTGACGCCAAGCAGATCCTGCTGATCTTCGATGAGGTGCAGATCGGCGTGGGGCGCAGCGGCCGGCTGTGGGGCTACGAGCAGCTGGGGGTGGAGCCCGATGCCATCACCCTGGCCAAGGGTCTCGGGGGCGGCATCCCGATCGGTGCCCTGGCCGTGAAGCAGGCGGTGGACCACTTCCGGCCCGGCGACCACGCCAGCACCTTCGGCGGCAACCCCTTCGCGTGCCGCGCCGGCCTCACGGTGCTGGCCGAGATCCGGCGGCGCCGACTGCTCGATCACGTGCAGCGGATGGGGGAGCTGCTGCGGCAGGAGCTCGGTGCCCTGGTGGCCCGCCACCCCGCCCAGCTGGCGGGCGTGCGGGGCTGGGGATTGCTGCAGGGACTGGTGCTCAAGGACGGGGGCCCCACCGCGCCTGAACTGGTGAAGGGTGCCCTGGCTCAGGGCCTGCTGGTGGTGCCCGCCGGCCCCGGGGTGGTGCGCTTCGTGCCACCGCTCACGATCCAGGCCCGCCAGCTGCGCCAGGCCGTGCTGCTGCTGGAACGGGCCCTGGTGCACCTCGGCTGA
- a CDS encoding DUF4359 domain-containing protein yields the protein MFLPSPARPSWLSPWLGVPALLALVGGSLAWTNPGPAEFADYAGERLVKEITAEVCHGDRLPGLLRLALGNCPELVAAQRQALGALVLQQTRRTNLGLLSVYHSDLGGQRVLRWRVPRLETTVVGVAGQFVLVQGREFVGDPAPEPAPEPGVTAGTAP from the coding sequence GTGTTCCTGCCCTCTCCCGCCCGCCCCTCCTGGCTCTCCCCCTGGCTGGGCGTGCCGGCCCTGCTCGCCCTGGTGGGAGGCAGCCTGGCCTGGACCAATCCCGGTCCCGCCGAGTTCGCCGACTACGCCGGTGAGCGGCTCGTGAAGGAGATCACCGCTGAGGTGTGCCACGGCGATCGGCTGCCGGGTCTGCTGCGCCTCGCCCTCGGCAACTGCCCCGAGCTGGTGGCGGCCCAGCGCCAGGCCCTCGGGGCGCTGGTGCTGCAGCAGACCCGGCGCACCAACCTGGGGCTGCTCAGCGTGTATCACAGCGATCTGGGCGGCCAGCGGGTGCTGCGCTGGCGCGTTCCCCGGCTGGAGACCACCGTGGTGGGCGTGGCCGGGCAGTTCGTGCTGGTGCAGGGCCGGGAGTTCGTCGGCGACCCGGCGCCCGAGCCGGCTCCCGAGCCGGGCGTCACCGCCGGGACTGCGCCATGA
- a CDS encoding amidohydrolase family protein, with amino-acid sequence MDPRAGSGGLRLRIPRALVDARLGPLGPVDADGLVALELRWAEGRITDLRPLEAAAAAGEALPLALTPPVEPHAHLDKAFTALAHPNWEGTMARALQRNQQEHGERSAAQVLERGERALDLAWRQGLRAIRSHVDSVGPAATPSWEALLELRQRWAGRVELQLVALVPLSHWLTPQGEELARWVSDRGGVLGGVLGPPYASGLADREALAALLALAERFGVGVDLHVDEADCMPAQGVALVVRQVLEQRSVVPLVCSHAASLALLPERRLAPLTEQLAQAGIGVVALPLTNLWLLGRRPGRTPLLRVQAPIRSLQRAGVEVAIGADNVQDPWFPGSDFDPLELMRQAAITSHVVPTRRQGLTPFTTAASRLLGLDWDGVLRQGAPADLVVLDATDWTGFLARTPHRRVLRAGRWLEPPPREQPSPLLAGMGTAPAPSC; translated from the coding sequence GTGGATCCCCGCGCCGGATCCGGTGGCCTGCGGCTGAGGATTCCCCGAGCCCTGGTCGACGCGCGGCTGGGGCCGCTCGGCCCGGTGGATGCCGATGGCCTGGTGGCCCTGGAGCTGCGGTGGGCCGAAGGCCGGATCACCGATCTACGACCGCTCGAGGCCGCGGCCGCGGCGGGTGAGGCCCTCCCCCTGGCGCTCACGCCACCGGTGGAGCCCCATGCCCATCTGGACAAGGCGTTCACCGCCCTCGCCCACCCCAACTGGGAGGGCACCATGGCCCGGGCCCTGCAGCGCAACCAGCAGGAGCACGGCGAGCGCAGCGCCGCGCAGGTGCTGGAGCGGGGCGAGCGCGCCCTGGATCTGGCCTGGCGCCAGGGGCTGCGGGCCATCCGCAGCCACGTGGACAGCGTCGGCCCGGCCGCCACCCCCAGCTGGGAGGCCCTGCTGGAGCTGCGCCAGCGCTGGGCTGGCCGGGTGGAGCTGCAGCTCGTGGCCCTGGTCCCCCTGTCCCACTGGCTCACGCCCCAGGGGGAGGAGCTGGCCCGCTGGGTGAGCGATCGTGGCGGTGTGCTGGGGGGCGTGCTGGGGCCGCCCTACGCCTCGGGCCTGGCCGACCGGGAAGCCCTGGCGGCCCTGCTGGCCCTGGCGGAGCGCTTCGGCGTGGGCGTGGACCTGCACGTCGACGAGGCCGATTGCATGCCGGCCCAGGGCGTGGCGCTGGTGGTGCGGCAGGTGCTGGAGCAGCGCAGCGTCGTGCCGCTCGTCTGCAGCCATGCCGCCAGCCTGGCCCTGCTGCCTGAACGGCGCCTGGCGCCGCTCACCGAGCAGCTGGCCCAGGCCGGCATCGGGGTGGTGGCCCTGCCGCTCACCAACCTCTGGCTGCTGGGGCGGCGGCCGGGCCGAACCCCGCTGCTGCGGGTGCAGGCCCCGATCCGCAGCCTGCAGCGCGCCGGGGTTGAGGTGGCCATCGGTGCCGACAACGTGCAGGATCCCTGGTTCCCGGGCAGCGATTTCGACCCCCTGGAGCTGATGCGGCAGGCGGCGATCACCAGCCACGTGGTGCCCACCCGGCGGCAGGGCCTGACCCCCTTCACCACGGCCGCCTCACGGCTGCTGGGCCTGGACTGGGACGGGGTGCTGCGGCAGGGTGCGCCCGCCGATCTGGTGGTGCTGGATGCCACCGACTGGACCGGCTTCCTGGCCCGCACGCCTCACCGCCGGGTGCTGCGGGCGGGCCGATGGCTGGAGCCCCCGCCCCGGGAGCAGCCGTCCCCGCTGCTGGCCGGGATGGGTACCGCCCCCGCCCCCTCCTGCTGA
- a CDS encoding folylpolyglutamate synthase/dihydrofolate synthase family protein, whose product MDDFSDLIQPFSRRGVDLGLDRLQAALADLGHPERRFAAVQVAGTNGKGSICTLVHQALLAAGIRTGLYTSPHLVSWTERIRLGPDAISDAALRTHLEAATPAARRHNLTPFELVTAAAFLAFAAAKLELVVLEVGLGGRLDATTCHPDRRVVGFASIGLDHAEVLGPDVASIAREKAGVLAPGAVAISASQAPAVQAVLDSEARRQGASLIWVDPLDREQWALGLPGEVQSRNGAVALGLLQALARQGWDIPEAAIRRGFATARWPGRLQRVHWRGLPLLLDGAHNPPAAAVLRAELDRHGPRHGLPAGPRRWVLGLLANKEAPQIVANLLAPGDRAWIVPVPGHASWSIAALQDALDVDLASRLQPAACLEEALQAAAPGPIPVAGSLYLIGHLLAAIASE is encoded by the coding sequence GTGGATGACTTCTCCGACCTGATCCAGCCCTTCAGCCGCCGGGGGGTGGACCTCGGCCTCGATCGTCTTCAGGCAGCGCTGGCGGATCTCGGCCATCCGGAGCGGCGCTTCGCCGCCGTGCAGGTGGCCGGCACCAACGGCAAGGGATCGATCTGCACCCTGGTGCATCAGGCCCTGCTTGCCGCCGGCATCCGCACCGGGCTCTACACCTCGCCCCATCTGGTGAGCTGGACGGAGCGCATCCGCCTCGGCCCGGATGCCATCTCGGACGCCGCCCTGCGCACCCACCTGGAGGCAGCAACCCCGGCAGCCCGCCGCCACAACCTCACCCCCTTCGAGCTGGTGACCGCCGCGGCTTTCCTGGCCTTCGCTGCCGCCAAGCTGGAGCTGGTGGTGCTGGAGGTGGGGCTGGGGGGGCGGCTGGACGCCACCACCTGCCATCCCGATCGCCGCGTGGTGGGGTTCGCCAGCATCGGCCTGGACCACGCCGAAGTCCTGGGCCCGGATGTGGCCAGCATCGCCCGCGAAAAGGCGGGGGTGCTGGCGCCGGGCGCCGTGGCGATCAGCGCGTCCCAGGCCCCGGCAGTGCAGGCGGTGCTGGACTCGGAAGCCCGGCGGCAGGGGGCCAGCCTGATCTGGGTGGACCCCCTGGATAGGGAGCAGTGGGCCCTCGGGCTGCCCGGCGAGGTGCAGAGCCGCAACGGCGCCGTGGCCCTGGGCCTGCTGCAAGCCCTCGCCCGTCAGGGGTGGGACATTCCGGAGGCGGCGATCCGCCGCGGTTTCGCCACCGCCCGCTGGCCCGGGCGGCTGCAGCGGGTGCACTGGCGCGGCCTGCCGCTGCTGCTCGACGGTGCCCACAACCCTCCGGCGGCAGCCGTGCTCCGGGCCGAACTCGACCGCCACGGCCCCCGCCATGGGCTGCCGGCCGGACCGCGCCGCTGGGTGCTGGGTCTGCTGGCCAACAAGGAGGCCCCGCAGATCGTGGCCAACCTGCTGGCGCCGGGCGATCGGGCCTGGATCGTGCCGGTACCGGGCCATGCCTCGTGGTCGATCGCGGCCCTGCAGGACGCCCTCGACGTTGACCTGGCCAGCCGGCTCCAGCCGGCGGCGTGCCTTGAGGAGGCCCTGCAGGCAGCGGCGCCGGGCCCGATCCCCGTGGCGGGCTCGCTCTATCTGATCGGTCACCTTCTGGCGGCGATCGCGTCAGAGTGA
- a CDS encoding pentapeptide repeat-containing protein: MVDALARLALLLVLAWCLGGAPAPAAAEFSGVDYTLTNQNEQDFSGQDLANTSFAGAAGRHADFSGANLHGAILTQAAFPEASFAGADLSGVLMDKVDFSGADFTGADLSDVIASGSNFSGATVTNADFTGALIDRVDQRLLCRDAEGTHPLTGADTRLSLGC, encoded by the coding sequence ATGGTTGACGCCCTGGCCCGCCTGGCTCTGCTGCTTGTGCTGGCCTGGTGCCTGGGGGGCGCGCCGGCGCCCGCAGCAGCGGAGTTCTCGGGCGTGGACTACACCCTCACCAACCAGAACGAACAGGATTTCAGCGGCCAGGACCTGGCCAACACCTCCTTCGCCGGCGCGGCCGGGCGCCACGCCGACTTCTCGGGGGCGAACCTGCACGGGGCGATCCTCACCCAGGCGGCGTTCCCGGAGGCGAGCTTCGCCGGAGCCGATCTCAGCGGCGTGCTGATGGACAAGGTGGACTTCTCCGGGGCCGATTTCACCGGCGCCGACCTGAGCGACGTGATCGCCTCCGGCAGCAACTTCAGCGGTGCCACCGTGACCAACGCCGACTTCACCGGCGCCCTGATCGATCGGGTCGACCAGCGCCTGCTCTGCCGTGATGCCGAGGGCACCCACCCGCTCACCGGTGCCGACACGCGCCTCAGCCTCGGCTGCTGA
- a CDS encoding DUF1611 domain-containing protein: MVLLHGGLDNLSGKTGLALLRYRPGPIVAVVDPRHAGASLEAVTGIERAVPVVGSVAEALPLGPEVAVIGLAPSGGQLPGEARADVAAALRAGLSVASGLHSRIAADPELAALRHPQAWIWDLRQEPAALAVAAARAAALPCRRLLAVGSDMAVGKMSACLELLAEARRRGLEARFVGTGQAGILISGAGVPLDAVRVDYAAGAVEAAVLEAGRDLGPAALLLVEGQGSLAHPGSTATLPLLRGSQPTDLLLVHRAGQRHIKGLPALAIPPLGELITAVEALAALARPDGRRPRVRAVALNTAGLEPGAAQRACAEVELSTGLPCADPVRCGGGRLLDALT; encoded by the coding sequence GTGGTGCTGCTCCATGGGGGGCTCGACAACCTCTCCGGCAAGACGGGGCTGGCCCTGCTGCGTTACCGCCCGGGGCCGATCGTGGCGGTGGTGGATCCCCGCCATGCCGGCGCCAGCCTGGAGGCCGTGACCGGCATCGAGCGGGCGGTGCCCGTGGTGGGGAGCGTGGCGGAGGCCCTGCCGCTGGGCCCGGAAGTGGCGGTGATCGGGCTGGCCCCCTCGGGGGGCCAGCTGCCTGGGGAGGCGCGGGCCGATGTGGCGGCGGCGCTGCGGGCCGGCCTCTCGGTGGCCAGCGGCCTGCACAGCCGCATCGCGGCGGATCCCGAACTGGCCGCCCTCCGCCATCCGCAGGCCTGGATCTGGGACCTGCGCCAGGAGCCTGCCGCTCTGGCGGTGGCCGCGGCCCGGGCGGCCGCCCTGCCCTGCCGCCGCCTGCTGGCCGTGGGCAGCGACATGGCCGTGGGCAAGATGAGCGCCTGCCTGGAGCTGCTGGCCGAGGCCCGGCGCCGGGGGCTGGAGGCCCGCTTCGTGGGCACGGGCCAGGCGGGAATCCTGATCTCCGGCGCGGGGGTACCGCTCGATGCGGTGCGGGTGGACTACGCCGCCGGTGCCGTGGAGGCCGCGGTGCTGGAGGCGGGCCGGGACCTGGGCCCGGCCGCTCTGCTGCTGGTGGAGGGGCAGGGGTCGCTGGCCCACCCCGGCTCCACCGCCACCCTGCCCCTGCTGCGCGGCAGCCAGCCCACCGATCTGCTGCTGGTGCACCGGGCCGGCCAGCGCCACATCAAGGGTCTTCCCGCCCTGGCAATCCCGCCCCTGGGGGAGCTGATCACGGCGGTGGAGGCCCTGGCCGCCCTGGCGCGGCCGGATGGGAGGCGGCCGCGGGTGCGGGCGGTGGCGCTGAACACGGCCGGCCTCGAGCCGGGGGCGGCCCAACGGGCGTGCGCTGAGGTGGAGCTGTCCACAGGGCTGCCCTGCGCCGATCCGGTGCGGTGCGGCGGCGGCCGTCTGTTGGACGCCCTTACCTGA